The genomic stretch GATCGATGAATGAGCAGGGATTTAGGAATAGCTCAATTGACCCAGAGGATGATGAGGACAACTATGAGTATGAACAGACAGATTCAGAGTCAGATCAGGAGCCAGAGCCGCTGAGACCAGGAAAATCCACAGGTGTCAGTGGGAGTAGTGGCAAGCCCTCCTCTAAAAAACCCAGTGGGCCACCCAAGCCCGCTCCACCTCCCATGAACTTTGCAGACTTACTCAAATTGGCAGAGAAGAAGCAGTTTGAGCCAGTTGAGGTAAAATCCaagacagtgaaaaaagaagaaaggctCCGCACAGCTGATGAGATAAAGGAAATGGAGATGGAGCGCAAGGCTAAGAGACAGGACAAAGACCGAGAcccaaaggcagagagagaaagagacagcaaGTCCCAGTCTAGCTCTAGTTCAGTCAGAAAAGGCATCGTAGAGAGGGAGCAGAAGAACTGTAAACCACAAAAGAACTCCGCCTCAGATAAGCCAAGTGTGCCCAGTGGGTCAGGAAAAAAGTTGCGCCAAACATCGATAAgcaataaagagagagaaagaaatagaaCCAAGATGTCTCACAGCGATAGAGACAGATCCAAGACAAGCCTGTCGAGTTCATGTAGTGCCATAAACAGTAAAGTTCCTTTAAAAGCCACGTCTTCTCAGGTTTCAGCCAAACAAGGGGGCCCCAAGCCCTCATCTAGCCACAAATCTAGCACCTCAAGTGACCTTAgcttgaaaaaagaaaactcatcaTCACTTCAAGGAAGAGCTTCAGGTATTCCAGGGACCAGGCCTCCTGGCACAACTCTAACAGGCCAAAAATCTCAACATGGGGCCTCCCAACAGACAAGGCCTAGTCAGGGAAGCTTATTGAAGCAGGGACCTACAGCCGGAGGCCACAAGTATGGAAAGGGAGAACCACTAAGACCTGGAATTAATTCTCCAGGAAAGTCAGTGTTGAGACCTTCATCGGGTGGCCCTCCTAAGGCGGAGTGCCAACCTCAGGCAAGGCTTGGAGGCACATTCCAGACAAAATCTGGTGGCATCCCACAGGGCAGGCCTGGTGGGAGGGGCATGCAAGGTCAGCCAGGAGGTAGTGGATCCCGACCTCCAGGGACTGGACCTGGACAGCCTGGTAGCAGAGGACCAGTACCTGGACGATCGACCCTCAGCATTGGATCAGGACCTGGAAGACCCAAGTGTACTGTGGTGTCAGAGACCATTTCATCCAAGAATGTTGGTGGGCCCAGACCGGGAGCCCCTCCTCGGCCAGGCATGCCACAGAGACCTGGCATGCCACAAAGACCCGGGATGCCACAAAGACCCGGAATGCCACAAAGACCCGGGATGCCACAAAGACCGGGAATGCCACCCAGACCTATGATGAACAGACCACCAGGTAAGAACCAGAGAGAAAGAACTGGATTTGTCAATTGTTTGCTGTGAGTACACATTTCAGTCGTACTGCCCTTCAGTTATACAACATATTTCAATACAGCATTGCAAAGTGTCAAAGTTTGTACAGATAAAGCTTCTAACACGGATAAAACAGATATTTCAGGGATATCACTCGACAGTATCAGTTAACATGGCCTTCATCCTGTGCTCTGAGTCCTCCCACAGAAACACTCTCTGTGGGCATCCGGCAACAGAACAAAAACTTCAGAAAGTTCATGCATTTCATGTgaatttaaatcatttaaactgcattaatgtgtgacATTGAAGCAGTTTTTACACATAAATTAAGAACAAGATAAAGAAGCAACAGAAATTTCCATGTTAAGTATTTGCACCTGTATTCACAAAGTGCTATGTACCAAGTATGTGATTTCACTTTaagcacttcctgtctggctcatAATGCACATTAGCAACACGTTGCAACGAACACCGTGACACAACACTTGCAATGGAACGCATGTTTTAATATAATGTTATAAATGAACAGTTGCTGACATTCTGCAAACACATTGAAACAACGCAGTCAGTGCGACAGGGCAAAGGGTTTGTTTGCCAAATCTGAATGAAGTGTGTCAGCAACACTCTGCAGCCTTTGTCCTTCCTGGGTCAGAGAGCGGCCACCTTTCTcacacagataaacaaaacCTCGTTTAAATGTAATTAACAATTTACTGTGAAATCAACTTTGGTAAACTCAGTAATTCTCACATCACTCGCTTGTTAGTTTTAACATTCCCCAACTCCCCAAACAAGACCCAATGTCCCCTTTCATGCAAAAGCTGCATACCGAAGATGAATTTCTGTTCTCATTATCCAGGTACAATGCTACCACCCATCACCTCTGCATACAAGAGAAAATATGAGGATCAAGAAGACGAGTACGACTCAGAAATGGACGATTTTATCGATGATGGAGGTGAAGACGAAGAGGTGGTTTCCCAGCACATTAAGGAAATCTTCGGCTATGATAGAAACAAGTAAGCATTGTCCCCGTATGTCTTGGTTACAAGTCATTTCACTGTATGGTAAGCCAAAttctataaaaagaaaacaaaaaaacatttgcttttcacCTCCTCAGATACAGGGATGAGAGTGACTATGCACTTAAATTCATggagagcagctggagggaTTTGCAGaaagaggaggcgaggaggTAAGGCCAAGATACACCTCTCAGTCCTTAAAGGTGTGCTATGCAGGAACTGTGTCCGCCATTTTTGTGGCTTCCTGTTAGACACGTACTTCTTAGTGTCTTTTCGTGAAGTCCCTGCTGCAACTGCTTAAAGATGGCAGCCCAGAAAAGGGACTAACACAGCAAAGTCCATACACTGCCACACTCTTCTAGAGAGTAATTAAGAAGGGATTCATTTTATGTGAGTCTATACATTGTTTCTTATGAAAATCCTCGATCGTGTATCTTTAACACTATGTTATGCACTTTTTGTCTCAAgagctgtgatttttttttaacacctttACATGaattgacatttttctgtgtccctctgctttcctttttAGCCTGAGGATGGCAGTGGAGGAAgatctggaggaggagagaagagaccAAGAGGAGCGAAAAAGAGATatcaagaggaaaaagaaaaagtgaatcCCCTTTGCTGTGGagatgatttaaaaaacaacactgtctccaaacagacaggacagagggTCCACCAACTCATGAAGCCCGCTAACTGTGTCCACCTCTGCTGCCCCCTCTCCCCATGTTCGGACAAAGAACTCGTGGAGTGACTCATGACATTGGCTCAAGAGGGAAAGTGAAGAATTTTCGTCAAAGACAACCTGAAAgagtcaaaaacaaaatatgcaCAAATGATTCAGATATTAGCGTGTTAGGATGTGATGAAAACTTCTCACATTTTccttattatattatttatttctccCACCGAGTGCAGGGTTTACACTATCAACAGTCCCAATCTCTCAAAGGAACtgagatgcagagagaaaatatgaatatggaagagtatgttgttttgttttttttttgactaacAATGACATACAGTCTCAAGTGTCAATAACATGCTATTTTTGAGCAGAAGTTGTTGCttatttttccaaacaaacttTCATTGTAAAATCAATTGAATATGCAGAAAACATTACCACTTGATGTGCTGTGTGCCTGTCTTTAAAAGGATTTGAGAGAATGATTCCATAAAGGGTTTTATTTAattaatgtcagtgtttctcaaagtATGATGTCACTTGTAGAGGATGATATGATTTCTGGTCACTGAAAGCAATGAGATGTTATTTACTTGCTTATATATTGCGTGGAATTGTGTTTCtaattgatttttaaaaatttagGTATTTAATTGAAAGAAACTTAATGACTGTTACGTTGTCTGTAACCATAGACTGAGTGCAACAGGCAGAAATAGCGGCGCAAACAACAGCGTCAAGTGTGGTGTGTATGCGCGAGCCTTTTCGTCCCTCTTGGCTTGCCGTAGTGACGTTTAAAATAGGAGGGGCTTGTCGTCATTGCTGAGAGTTTGCGGAAGTAAGCTTTTACAACAGAAGTTGGGAGTCCGTCGTAAAGAGGATAAAGTTACAGAGAcgtgtcattgttttgttgaaattgaATTGATGGACCTCAGCTCAGAGAAAGTACAGCGGGTTCTCTCTAAGGTCAGTTATTTTCAAGATGACTAGTTTTAAAAACGTGTTAATTAATTATGTTTTGGTATCGATATCGGTTTCAGCATAGCCGGCTAACTTTATGTCACTTACTGTCACTCTGAACCAACTGGTTGAACCAGCTCTGGTCATCGTTGTGGGAAAACATTAATAACACGGAAATATGATAGAATTTAAGTTGAAAACGAactgctagctgttagctaatTTACTGTTATTTCCCCTCCAAACAAATCAATTATTGAATAGTCCACCTCAGTGCTTCATAAAGTTACAGCCAAAACAGAACAGATTTGTCCGAAGGATAGCGGCTGAAAGCTAACTCAACCCCTCTGTCATTCTATCGTTCAataattgctgttaaaattcagatgagctcaaatgttttgtgttgctgtggGGCTTTAGCATCTGATCAGTGTCCTGGACATCTCATTTAAAAGTGTGATGGACAGCAGCGTGATAACATGGTCTATTGAACCCCTCAAGAGGTCGCAGTGTCCTGTTACTGAGCCTGGACAGACTGATGCATCTTACTGTTGATGATtaagataaattaaaaaaaaaaaaaaaaccctcaaaatgaaaaagagctGTAGATTTACACCTCTCCTCTTTACAAAAAATTAGTTATGCGTATGCGCACACATCCAGCCCTTCATAAACTGTATATAAACGCCTTCATCCCAGAAGCCACACATGAGTCTGTCTTTTTACCTCCGGATATTAGTACAAATTCCATGATGTTGCTGTcgaggagctgcagaagatCCATCGCATCTACCCTGCGATGAAGCCAACCACAGGCACATACAGTGagttcttctgtctttcttcagaGACCTCTACATGCAACACGTGTTTATTGCTGAGAACTGACTGTTGTCCATTTCAGCATTTACGGACAGCACCCAAAAAGATCTCCTGAAACTAATTGGTAACCTCCCTGTCAAGTATGGAGGTaagtctgacctctgacaccAGAGACTGTCCAGTCCAGAAAGGGACTCAGCATGTCACGTGTGAGACCGTTGTGATTTACTGATGTCAGCATCTTTATCTGAAGGCCACACCTACAACTTCCCCATTCAGCTGTGGCTGATTGACTCGTTCCCCTTCACTCCTCCCATATGCCTCCTGAGACCGACCCCGAACATGGTCATCAGGGAGGGCAAGCACGTGGATGCTCGAGGACGGATCTTCCTGCCGGGCCTCAGCAGCTGGGATTATGTAAGGTTTTATGCTTTGTGAGTGAAATTTTAAATCGCATAGAAGACGTTTTGAgatgtttttaatcattttctttctgctctgcaaCAGCCCAAGTCGTCTGTGGTGGGTCTTCTCACTGAGATGATTGCCAAGTTTGAGGAGGATCCTCCGCTGTCCTCAAAGACCACAGGAAGCAGTCAAGACCCTCATGACCTCCTGGCTTTTGTCTCAAATCTCCAGATCAATGATGGTGCTTCACTTGAGACGCAGCTTTGCTGTTGATGATCAGTAATCAGATAATCGTGTGCTATTGTTAGCTTAACTCTTGTCTATTTCAGGTACAGTCAGACATCACAGTCAACCTCTCAACAAAGTCTCAGTGATTGGGGGAGGAGACTTAGGAATGGCATCAGTGATGAGCATTTTATCCAAGGTAATTATAGATGTATAATGTATATTTTACAAGCATTAGAATGTCAAATTCTCAGATTTCTGATTTGATCTCTTTCTTCTAATTTATCCAGTGCAAAGTGGATAAACTTGTTTTCATTGACGTTGCTGAGAGTTCCACCAAAGGCGGCAGCACAGATCTGGAGATTTTCAATCTGCCCAATGTTGAGGTATCCAGAGGTATGTCACGTCATGCACTGTCTCACTGTAATGTGGAAGTGCCTCTTGGCTGAGTCATCACTGATGTCACATTGTTCAAACATGGCTGACTGGCATTGTGCTGAGGGAGCCTGTCTCTGATGACTCGCCTCTGGGACAGCAAGCATTCACTGAATCCCAATCAGCTGTAGCTGTCTCTGAACTTTGACCCGTCAGAGGGATAACAGAAAACAGTGTAAACATCGGGGTTGAACTGAGAGCTATGGCTTTTTCTACAAGGGTTGCTGTTAGATGTGTGAAGAATTTAACTCCCGATGACTCTGCTTTGATAGATTTTTCAGCCTCTGCGGGCTccaaggtggtggtggtgaccGCTAACGCA from Chaetodon auriga isolate fChaAug3 chromosome 6, fChaAug3.hap1, whole genome shotgun sequence encodes the following:
- the spty2d1 gene encoding protein SPT2 homolog — encoded protein: MMDFDNILDLASQNQGLSSVQQKRYSLQAGPPKKDPKSKGVNPAAVQALLKKQLHETKKKEFQVKKQKEELLAKRVELKSDRKARAMASRTKDNFRGYNGIPVVPLPKKRRSAQEMQEERSMNEQGFRNSSIDPEDDEDNYEYEQTDSESDQEPEPLRPGKSTGVSGSSGKPSSKKPSGPPKPAPPPMNFADLLKLAEKKQFEPVEVKSKTVKKEERLRTADEIKEMEMERKAKRQDKDRDPKAERERDSKSQSSSSSVRKGIVEREQKNCKPQKNSASDKPSVPSGSGKKLRQTSISNKERERNRTKMSHSDRDRSKTSLSSSCSAINSKVPLKATSSQVSAKQGGPKPSSSHKSSTSSDLSLKKENSSSLQGRASGIPGTRPPGTTLTGQKSQHGASQQTRPSQGSLLKQGPTAGGHKYGKGEPLRPGINSPGKSVLRPSSGGPPKAECQPQARLGGTFQTKSGGIPQGRPGGRGMQGQPGGSGSRPPGTGPGQPGSRGPVPGRSTLSIGSGPGRPKCTVVSETISSKNVGGPRPGAPPRPGMPQRPGMPQRPGMPQRPGMPQRPGMPQRPGMPPRPMMNRPPGTMLPPITSAYKRKYEDQEDEYDSEMDDFIDDGGEDEEVVSQHIKEIFGYDRNKYRDESDYALKFMESSWRDLQKEEARSLRMAVEEDLEEERRDQEERKRDIKRKKKK
- the uevld gene encoding ubiquitin-conjugating enzyme E2 variant 3; this translates as MDLSSEKVQRVLSKYKFHDVAVEELQKIHRIYPAMKPTTGTYTFTDSTQKDLLKLIGNLPVKYGGHTYNFPIQLWLIDSFPFTPPICLLRPTPNMVIREGKHVDARGRIFLPGLSSWDYPKSSVVGLLTEMIAKFEEDPPLSSKTTGSSQDPHDLLAFVSNLQINDGTVRHHSQPLNKVSVIGGGDLGMASVMSILSKCKVDKLVFIDVAESSTKGGSTDLEIFNLPNVEVSRDFSASAGSKVVVVTANAWSSEQSYASVVQTNVDLYRGFIPNLARLSPSAVMLIASQPVDIMTHVAWRQSGLPPTQVIGAGCNLDSERLSHILDINLNIHKQAWVIGELSDNKVAVMSNTGLSSSVRPEIAGSSSTKPLLDRAFELMKNRGQRSWSVGLSIADITNSVLTDKKKTHSVSTLAQGWGGIGTEVFLSLPCSMGSNGSTRLAGVSLGQEEDSKLRDSVTSLSNLMSQLRI